The sequence below is a genomic window from Desulfobulbus oligotrophicus.
CTGGGCTTGACCACAGCACCGGAACGGATGCAACGGGTACAGACTTTGACACGAACACTACTGCCGCTGCGCGTCAGCATCCGCACTCTTTGCAGATTCGGCAACCATCGACGACGGGTTTTATTGTTGGCGTGGCTGACATTATTTCCAGTGGCAGGTCCTTTGCCACAGATTTCACAAATACGGGCCATGATTCTATCTCCTCAAAAATAGTCGTTTGGAAGTAACAGCGAATAATAGCCGTCGATCAGCAAAAAGCAAGTTTTTTCCATGAAAAAAACAGTGACCCGGGTTTCCTGCCGCTGTCCTCCACCAGCACTCTCTGCTGTCTCCTGTCAACTAAGCTCAGACAGCAGTCGCTCTCCCCATCCTCTTATCCGGCAGCAGGGCAACATCTGCACATTCTTGTAAAAAATTACTCGCCCATTGACTGGTTTTTGCTATAGTTAACCTTACTGTTGTTTGTTGTCATCGTTTCCACTTCCAAAACAGGCCGCTGATGTCTGTTTACATCGACAAACAGTCATCAGCATCCATACCATCACCCCGCAAGGAAGAACATATGGGCCCAGCCGAATCGTTGACATACGAACTCCTTACCTGGCGGTCAGGCCTTGACATACTTCTGATAAGCTTCGGGCTCTTCTTTCTCTACAGAACCCTTCTCCGTCTGGGCACCTGGAAGATCCTGGCGGGCATCCTGTTGGCGCTTATGGTTTTTATTCTCGCCAATGCGATGAATCTCAAAGGTATTGAGTGGATCTACCACAACGTCAGCAACGTTGCCGTGCTTGGTCTCATTATTATCTTTCAACCGGAACTGCGTAAAATCCTTGAAAAGGCTGTTTCAGTCTCTCCGGGACGGCTCAAGGATCAGGGGACTGACCTCTATGAGATGACCGGCGAAGCACTGGTCAAACTTGCCCAGAAGCATTGCGGTGCAATTCTCGTTTTCCCGGGCAGGGAGCCCATCAGAGACAAGATATCCGGGGGATACGACCTCAACGCCACACCCAGCATCCCCCTGATTTTCAGTATTTTTGACACTAACTCTCCGGGCCATGACGGAGCTGTTATCATAAAAAACGGTAAACTCACGCAGTTCGGAGTTCGCCTCCCCATGTCCCAGTCGACCCGGCTGTCAAACGAACTTGGTACCCGCCATCACGCTGCCATGGGTCTGGCGGAACAGACCGACTCTCTGGTTATGGTGGTTTCCGAAGAGCGGGGCAAGGTCTCCCTCTTTGTCAACGGAGAGATGCGGCCGATGCGCACTGCCAACGAAATCACCGAGGCTCTTATCCAGTATCAGCGGGGAAAGGGTTTTCTCGAACGGAACAGCGTGTTCAAGATTCGCAAAAGAACCATCTTTCAAGCTGTTGTCAGCCTGGTTATCGCTGTCATCTTCTGGTCGAGCCTGACCGTTGCAAAACGTGAAATTGTTGAACGAGTCCTGCCGGTCAGCATCGATTACACCACACCGCCGGAGGATTTAGCGTTGGTGGGAGAAAAACCCAACGAGGTTAAAGTCTATCTATCCGGGCCGAAGTCGGATATTGATAACCTGGCCAACAACCCCCCCAGTATCAAAATCGACCTCTCTAAAATGATCAAGGGTGTGCAAACAATTATCATCACCAGTGAAAATCTGCGACTACCCAAAGGAGTCACCCTGCTGGACACCTCACCCCAGCAGCTCAAACTCTCCCTTGCTGCTGTCGTGGAAAAAAACCTGCCCATCGCACCGCAGATCATCGGAAAATTACCAGGTACACTGAAAATCAAAAAGATTACCGTTACCCCGAACAGCGTCCTGGTCGCTGTCCCGGTCTCAAAAGAAGAAAAAATTCCCACAGAGATACTGACGACTCCTATCTATCTGGAATCCATTTCCACAGACAGCAAACTCTTCTGTAAAATCATTGCCCGGCCGTCCATCCAGCCGGTTAGTAAACGCTGGCCCGACGTGGAAGTCTTCATTGAAGTGAAATAAAGATCCTTGTTTTTTGCATTGCCGCTGTTTTCCCCTGCCCTGTGGCCGACTTTAAACCAAGGCGGAGTGGAAGGACCTACACTGGTTGTGGTGATATCCATGACCGCTCAGTCCGGCAAGGTCCGGTAAAAACGGTCACAAGACTGGAAGCCCCTGTACTTCCGGTCAACAGGGTCGAGAAGATCTTTTCACTTTCGCTTGAACTCCATCACCAATGTGAGTGTCGTGTCAGGGCTGCAGTTTGGCATGGTTTTCCCCACCTTCCGTTTAAGCTCAATCTTTGAGCGACGAAACCATTGCGTGAATTCTTTCCGGCTTATCGTTTCACGGTAGGTCTGACTGCAACCGGATCGATAACTCTCGATGTTGGCCGAACTCCCGAACTCCACAACCGGAACATCAACTCTCAACATCACCCCCCGGGCATCGCTGGTCAGGCTGACTACGCCGGCAGCCCTGCCCGGCGGTATCTCGCTGTCCGGGACCTGCCAGAGGTCGATCTTCTGCCACTGGGTACACTTGGGTGGGGAACCTGCATATTTGGAGCAAACCTGACCACCGAATTTCTCAACATTGATTTCTGTGGACAGGGTCCGAAGGGTATACTCTTCCTGACCCGGAGGGCCGGAGACAATGAGGTTACCAACAAAAGTTTCAAGAATCGTATACGTGAGCTCCTGCCGGACCTTACCGTAAAAGGTCGATGTATTACCGCCTGCCAACAGGAGGTGCCCGGTGACCGGTATCGTCTTTGCTCCTGCTGGTTGTTTCAGCATCCGCAGACTGCTCTCATCATTGACAGCCTGAACCTGCTGATCAATGATCTGAGGCCGCTGAATGACCTTTTTCCCCGGCACACTTTTCTTTCGGCTGGATCCGGCAGGTGCCGCGGCCACCCGGCCACCACTGCTCTCCACTGCTAAACGTGGAGCTTTTTGCTGTTGTGACCTGGTTACCTTTCCAGCTTTTTGCTGTTGCGGTTTAGTTGTCCGGCCGGCTTTTTGCTGCTGTGGTTTGGCTACCTTCCCAGTCTTTTGTTGCTGCAGCTTGACCGACGGTTGTTTTTTACACAGCCTGGCCTGATCTTTACTGAGTTTATTCAGTTCAGTCTGAATGCGAGCGGCAGCTTTTTTGTTGGTTGTTTTTTTCAGCGTTTCCTTGAGTATGCGCACACGGGACTGAACAGCCTCACAGGCGTTCGGGGCGGCATAAACAGGTACAATCGTCCCCTCCCAGAAAAAGATTGACAGCATAAAACAGAACACCCACAAGCCGAATCGGACAACACCCGCTTGCGTCGATGACAGAGTTTTTTTCAAAAACATTGTACCTGGTAGCAATAAAGACATCATAGTGGAAGTTCAGGATCTATTCATGTCGAGGAGGTGACGGCAAGAAATCAACAATACCCGCTGTTGTCAGTTCATCCATTTCTTCGACAGTAAGTCTGATCAGAGAAAGCAGATCTCCACCTCCCTGTCCGACCGACGGGGGCTGGATGCGGAGGGGAAATGAGTGTCCCTGAAGTCGGAGAGGTAACTTTGGCAAGCGGACAACATCGCCGGTCATGGTCGTGGTGCTGACCAGACCGTGGGACTGGTTCAGGTGAGGATCATCCCAAAGATCAATCGGCTGATTAACCGGTGCAAAGGGAATCTGTGCCTGTTCCGCCATGGTGATGAGCTCGTTTTTAGTCAACTGCAGTAATCTGCGTTTCAATTCGGTAAAAAACCAAAGGCCAGCCGCAACCCTTCCCTCATTGGTGGCCAACCTCGGATCTTCCGCCCAATCGGAGAAGCCGAACACTTTGCAAAAGCGCTGCCAATGACGATCTGAAGTGATACCGATAAACACCTGGTGACCATCGCTGGTGCCAAACAACTCATAGACTGCCCAGGTTTTCTCTCGCTCAGGCATTGGCGGTGGAGCATCACCGGTGACACCGGCTCCGGCCATGTGCTGTGCCATAAGAAAGGCAACAGATTCAAAGAGCGTTGCCTGCACCTCCTGCCCCCGGCCGGTTCTCCGGCGTTCAAGCAGGGCGGTGAGAATGCCGATCACTCCGAAACTGCCGCTTAAGATATCAGTGACCGAAGCCCCCGCCCGCATCGGTCTTCCACTGGGACCGGTCATATACGCCAAACCGCCCATCATCTGTACCACCTCATCCAGGGCGAGCCGATGCGCATACGGTCCCGGCATAAATCCTTTCAGCGAACAGAAAATCAGTTGCGGGTTGCGGAGTCGGCAAACCTCCGACCCTATACCGAGGCGCTCAACAGTGCCGGGAGCGAAATTTTCAATAAGTACATCAACCTGTTCAACCAAACGAAGCAGCAGCTCTTTCCCGCGCTCCTGTTTGAGGTCAATGCCAAGACTTTTCTTATTGCGGTTGAAACAGGTAAAAAAACCGGCGCCAAAGCCCTCTAACCAGCGCGTATCGTCTCCTTTTCCCGGCCGTTCGATCTTGTACACCTCAGCGCCCAGATCAGCCAGGATCAAACCACAGGCCGGACCCATGATATTGTGCCCCAATTCAAGCACCCGGATACCGCTCAGCGGTAAACTCTGCACAACTGCATCGGAGTTGTGATCAGACATGATTCTCTCCCGATTGTTAGCCACTGCGGATCACGCTGTCATTGTACCGACTATTCTCCATCAATACCGTGTTGACAACTGCAAACTCACCGGGCCCCAGCCGACATGATTGTTCAGTGGCGGTTTTACCACCACCCTGCTCCACTTTGATCACAGTCGACCAGAGGGTGTCGTGTAAAAACACCGGCTTATACGTACCGTACATGCAGCCGCCGGTCCCCCAATCTGCTGTTGCGCACAACAAATTGCCCCCCGCGAACGCAAAAATCATCCGCCCTGATCCCAACAGAAGACATCCTCTTAATACACATCCTGACCCTTTACCATTCTTCCACGTCAACGAGCTGCTTTTCTTCTGCTGCATACCATCTGACCATGCTCGGCACCAAAGGAATAAAAACAGTGTTCTTCAATAGTTAACACTATAGAGTGGGTACAGATATGTTTAAAAACTTGACAAAAACATTTACCCTTGCTTAGTATCTGAAAAAATCAGGTGAATGTATGCAGTTTTTCAGCAATTTCTTATATAAGAATCAGAAAAGCTATGCGGCCCGGCAGGCTGCATGGCAGAGATCTGTTCTTTTCTTCCGGCGTCAAATTCACGATGCCGGTAAAACTTGAGTACGCAGTAATGTGGGGCAGGTTGTCTCGCATAATTTCTCAGCAGAAGGCACTGCGTACTGATCTTTACTTTAAGTTCTCTCCAGCAAGTCTCAGCCTTCCAGCTGAGATTTTTTGTTTCCACCTCACAATTGTAGTTTTACAGCAAGCCAGGCTCCTTTTTAAGAAAGCACGTTTGCTTATGCTTTTGTTGCTTTTTTCAATGATCCGTCTGTGCTCGCTCATGGGATGTTGCAGCAAGAGCAGGCACCAGCAGCGATTATATCTGCATAAGGTGTATCGCCGGCACTGCACAAGGCAGATAATTGTGGCGGGAAACCCTTTACAATTTTTTATAAAAAATGAGAATTAACCTCTCCTTAACCCCTTTCCAACAGAATCTGGTGGTGAATGCATCCCCCCCTGTCTGTTCTGTTGCCCTGTTTAGATGCTTTGCTTTTACTGGCGGCATAACTTGAATAAACGGGTGCTGCGGGCAGGTTGCCACGCACTATCTCCTGAGCTAAGCCGCTCCCTTCATTTTGTATGGGCCCCGCTTTGCTCCATCGGGGTTGCTCTAATACACCTCCACACAGCGGCACCACAAATTATTTCTATTTTTAGCATGTCAATTGAGATGATTAAAAATAGCTCAAGCTGTCTATTTTTATCCTTTGGGCAGCAATGCCCTCAGAAACACGAAATGAGGCTTCTATGGTTGTAGCAGGAGTTGATGTTGGGTCAGTTGCCGCAAAAAGCGTTGTTTTTGATACCGCACAAAACAAAGTGCTTGCTGGAACGGCTATCCCCACAGGCTGGAACAGCGCAGAGGCTGGAAAACAGGCCCTTTCAATAGTTTGTCAAACAGCACAAATTCCAATGGAATCATTGGCAGCTGTGGTCGGCACTGGTTATGGCAGGGTCTCGCTGCCTTTTGTGACAAAGTCTGTCACCGAAATTACCTGCCACGCTCGCGGCGCTACTTGGCTTTTCCCTGAAACCGGCATCGTGATGGATATCGGAGGGCAAGACAGCAAGGTGATCAGTCTTGGCCCGCAAGGCGAAGTCCAAGATTTTATCATGAATGACAAATGCGCCGCCGGAACCGGCAGATTCTTACAAGTGCTGTCCGGCATTCTTGATATGCCTTTGGAGGAATTAGGAAAGGCTGCCATGGACGGAAAGCCCGTCTCTATTTCCAGCATGTGCGCTGTTTTTGCCGAAACTGAGATTGTCGGTTTGCTGGCCACAGGTACATCACCACAAGATATCGCTGCCGGAGTCTACCTTTCCATTGTTAAGCGCACGTGCGCCCTGGCAAAGCGCATAGCCCCACACGGTGAATGGACTTTTTCCGGCGGGCTGGCCATGAGCCCTGCATTTTGCCATTTGCTTTCTCAAGAGCTGGGGGCGCCTGTTAACGTTGCCCCGGAACCACAGCTCATGGGGGCATTGGGGGCTGCTCTTGTGGCCTCCACCCTGATTAAAAAACAAAGAAGATAATTAAATAACGTTTACCATTTACACTCAAGGAGAAACTCAATGAAATGTGCAAGCTACGAGGCCATAGGCACGGCCTTTGAACAAAATGTTCTACGCCTTAACGAGGCCAAAGCTGCCGGTAAAAAGGTAGTCGGCCAATTTTGCCTCTATACACCTTCAGAAATATCCCTTGCGGCAGGCGCCATTCCTGTTTCACTGTGCGGCACAAAAAATGATTCTATCCCGGCTGCCGAAGAATTTCTGCCTCGCGCTTTGTGCCCGTTGATAAAAAGCAGCTTTGGCTTTGGAGTAAAAGACAGTTGCGCTTACCTTGCCGCCTCAGACCTGGTTGTGGCGGACACAACGTGTGACGGCAAGAAAAAGATGTATGAACTATTCGATTTTAAGCCACTTTTCATGCTGCAACTACCGCAAATTCAAGATGATGATGCGCTGGCTTATTGGCGCAAGCAGTTTCAAAAGCTTGTAGAGCACTTAGAAAAAACGTTTAACGTAACCATCACTGAAGAAAAATTGAAACAAGCCATCAGGCTTATGAACCGTGAAAGGCTGGCCCTAAAAGCAGTGATGGATTTAGCACAGCGCAAACCTTCGCCCATAACTGGGCAAGAAATGGTAGAAATTTATTTTAAAACATCTTTCTTCCCCGATAAGGAAGTGGGCATTAAAATGCTGCAAAACCTCGCCGACGAACTTGGCGCCATGGATATAGAAACCGAGACGGGAAAAGAAAGTGCACCGCGCATTCTCATCACCGGGGTGCCGATAGGGGTAGGTTCACATAAGGTTGTTAAACTGGTAGAAGAATGTGGCGGGGCGGTTGTGTGCCTTGATAACTGCTCTGGCTACAAAAAAACTCGAATGCTGGTTGATGAAAATGCCGAGCCTCTATCCGCCCTTGCCGAACGTTACCTGCAAGTGCCGTGCGCTGTAATGTCGCCAAATCCCTTCCGCTATGATGCCATAACAGAAATGGTGAAGGACTTTTCTGTAGATGCTGTGCTGGATTTAACTTGGCAAGGGTGCCAAACGTATACGGTTGAGTCTTCATCACTAAAAAAATATGTGCAAAACTCCCTTAAACTTCCATTTTTGCAAATTGAAACCGATTATTCTGAAACAGACACTGAGCAGCTGAAAGTGCGTATCGAAGCCTTTCTCGA
It includes:
- a CDS encoding acyl-CoA dehydratase activase: MVVAGVDVGSVAAKSVVFDTAQNKVLAGTAIPTGWNSAEAGKQALSIVCQTAQIPMESLAAVVGTGYGRVSLPFVTKSVTEITCHARGATWLFPETGIVMDIGGQDSKVISLGPQGEVQDFIMNDKCAAGTGRFLQVLSGILDMPLEELGKAAMDGKPVSISSMCAVFAETEIVGLLATGTSPQDIAAGVYLSIVKRTCALAKRIAPHGEWTFSGGLAMSPAFCHLLSQELGAPVNVAPEPQLMGALGAALVASTLIKKQRR
- a CDS encoding CaiB/BaiF CoA transferase family protein; its protein translation is MSDHNSDAVVQSLPLSGIRVLELGHNIMGPACGLILADLGAEVYKIERPGKGDDTRWLEGFGAGFFTCFNRNKKSLGIDLKQERGKELLLRLVEQVDVLIENFAPGTVERLGIGSEVCRLRNPQLIFCSLKGFMPGPYAHRLALDEVVQMMGGLAYMTGPSGRPMRAGASVTDILSGSFGVIGILTALLERRRTGRGQEVQATLFESVAFLMAQHMAGAGVTGDAPPPMPEREKTWAVYELFGTSDGHQVFIGITSDRHWQRFCKVFGFSDWAEDPRLATNEGRVAAGLWFFTELKRRLLQLTKNELITMAEQAQIPFAPVNQPIDLWDDPHLNQSHGLVSTTTMTGDVVRLPKLPLRLQGHSFPLRIQPPSVGQGGGDLLSLIRLTVEEMDELTTAGIVDFLPSPPRHE
- the rpmB gene encoding 50S ribosomal protein L28 encodes the protein MARICEICGKGPATGNNVSHANNKTRRRWLPNLQRVRMLTRSGSSVRVKVCTRCIRSGAVVKPS
- a CDS encoding diadenylate cyclase, with the protein product MSVYIDKQSSASIPSPRKEEHMGPAESLTYELLTWRSGLDILLISFGLFFLYRTLLRLGTWKILAGILLALMVFILANAMNLKGIEWIYHNVSNVAVLGLIIIFQPELRKILEKAVSVSPGRLKDQGTDLYEMTGEALVKLAQKHCGAILVFPGREPIRDKISGGYDLNATPSIPLIFSIFDTNSPGHDGAVIIKNGKLTQFGVRLPMSQSTRLSNELGTRHHAAMGLAEQTDSLVMVVSEERGKVSLFVNGEMRPMRTANEITEALIQYQRGKGFLERNSVFKIRKRTIFQAVVSLVIAVIFWSSLTVAKREIVERVLPVSIDYTTPPEDLALVGEKPNEVKVYLSGPKSDIDNLANNPPSIKIDLSKMIKGVQTIIITSENLRLPKGVTLLDTSPQQLKLSLAAVVEKNLPIAPQIIGKLPGTLKIKKITVTPNSVLVAVPVSKEEKIPTEILTTPIYLESISTDSKLFCKIIARPSIQPVSKRWPDVEVFIEVK
- a CDS encoding double-cubane-cluster-containing anaerobic reductase, with translation MKCASYEAIGTAFEQNVLRLNEAKAAGKKVVGQFCLYTPSEISLAAGAIPVSLCGTKNDSIPAAEEFLPRALCPLIKSSFGFGVKDSCAYLAASDLVVADTTCDGKKKMYELFDFKPLFMLQLPQIQDDDALAYWRKQFQKLVEHLEKTFNVTITEEKLKQAIRLMNRERLALKAVMDLAQRKPSPITGQEMVEIYFKTSFFPDKEVGIKMLQNLADELGAMDIETETGKESAPRILITGVPIGVGSHKVVKLVEECGGAVVCLDNCSGYKKTRMLVDENAEPLSALAERYLQVPCAVMSPNPFRYDAITEMVKDFSVDAVLDLTWQGCQTYTVESSSLKKYVQNSLKLPFLQIETDYSETDTEQLKVRIEAFLEML